A single region of the Fusarium fujikuroi IMI 58289 draft genome, chromosome FFUJ_chr05 genome encodes:
- a CDS encoding related to SCJ1 protein: protein MLFHTAALVVLLALVQLAVCAQDYYKVQQFPYATSMQILTVVKVLGVSRQAGKKELKQAYRQLSKKFHPDKNPGDDTAHDKFVEVSEAYDVLSDEEMRKVYDQYGHEGVQQRRQGGGGGGGHDPFDLFSRFFGGHGHFGRASSEPRGHNVEVRVEISLRDFYNGATTEFSWQKQHICEACEGTGSADGQVDTCHTCGGHGVRIVKRQLAPGMFQQFQQRCDACGGRGKNIKHKCKVCQGERVERKATTVQLNVQRGAARDSRVVYENEADESPDWVPGDLLVTLSERAPSYDNNPDKTDGAFFRRKGNDLYWTEVLSLREAWMGGWTRNLTHLDNHVVQLSRPRGKVIQPGHVETVAGEGMPIWHEDGDSVYHKTEFGNLYVEYAVVLPDQIDSNMESDFWSLWEKWRLKSGVDLHKDSGRPEPAHTRDEL from the exons ATGTTATTCCATACAGCGGCCCTCGTGGTCCTTCTAGCTCTGGTCCAGCTAGCTGTATGCGCCCAGGACTATTACAAGGTACAACAATTCCCTTATGCCACAAGTATGCAGATTCTGACAGTTGTGAAGGTTCTCGGTGTAAGCAGGCAAGCAGGGAAGAAGGAATTAAAGCAGGCATATCGTCAATTGTCGAAGAAGTTCCATCCAGACAAGAATCC TGGCGATGATACAGCACACGATAAGTTTGTTGAGGTTTCCGAAGCCTACGATGTCTTGAGCGATGAGGAAATGCGCAAAGTTTACGACCAATATGGCCACGAGGGTGTTCAACAGCGCCGCcaaggaggtggaggtggtggtggccatGATCCCTTCGATCTCTTCAGCCGCTTCTTCGGTGGGCACGGCCACTTCGGACGGGCATCCAGCGAACCCCGAGGACATAATGTCGAAGTCCGTGTCGAAATCTCCCTCCGCGACTTTTACAACGGCGCCACCACCGAGTTCTCCTGGCAGAAGCAACATATCTGTGAAGCCTGCGAAGGCACTGGAAGTGCAGATGGACAAGTCGATACCTGTCATACGTGTGGCGGCCATGGTGTACGCATCGTCAAGCGCCAACTCGCTCCTGGAATGTTTCAACAGTTTCAGCAAAGATGTGATGCTTGTGGCGGTAGGggcaagaacatcaagcacaAGTGCAAGGTCTGCCAAGGCGAACGGGTAGAGAGGAAGGCGACGACTGTTCAACTCAACGTCCAGCGTGGAGCTGCTCGCGATTCCCGCGTTGTCTACGAGAACGAAGCTGATGAGAGTCCCGATTGGGTCCCTGGCGACTTGCTGGTGACATTATCTGAAAGGGCTCCATCATATGACAACAACCCCGATAAGACCGATGGCGCATTCTTCCGTCGCAAGGGTAATGATCTGTACTGGACCGAGGTTCTCTCTCTTCGGGAAGCCTGGATGGGTGGCTGGACTCGCAACCTCACTCATCTCGATAACCACGTCGTGCAGCTAAGTCGACCACGCGGTAAGGTCATCCAGCCCGGCCATGTCGAGACTGTGGCTGGAGAGGGTATGCCCATCTGGCACGAGGATGGCGACAGCGTGTACCACAAGACCGAGTTCGGAAACCTATACGTCGAGTACGCAGTCGTGCTACCCGATCAGATAGACTCCAACATGGAAAGCGATTTCTGGAGCCTCTGGGAGAAGTGGCGACTCAAGAGCGGCGTCGATTTACATAAAGACAGCGGGCGACCAGAGCCAGCGCACACTAGAGACGAGTTATAA
- a CDS encoding related to ERV41-component of copii vesicles involved in transport between the ER and golgi complex yields the protein MMNGMEKSDYDEDRFGPKEGSLVSAFDAFPKSKPQYIQRTSGGGKWTVAVSIISIVLIWGELGRWWRGAESHNFEVEAGVSRELQINMDIVVKMNCDDIHVNVQDASGDHILAAKRLKADRTLWSQWVDNKGMHKLGRDSQGRVNTGSGYNELGYEDEGFGEEHVHDIVALGKKRAKWAKTPKFRGNADSCRIYGSLDLNKVQGDFHITARGHGYRGNGEHLDHSKFNFSHIISELSYGPFYPSLVNPLDGTVNTAPGNFHKFQYYLSVVPTVYSVNSKSILTNQYAVTEQSKAVDERYIPGIFFKYDIEPILLTVHESRDGIISLLVKIINIMSGVLVAGHWGFTISDWIHEVIGRRRRSNGGVGVLGTKEGFDE from the exons ATGATGAACGGAATGGAAAAGTCGGATTATGACGAGGATAGGTTTGGTCCTAAGGAGGGAAGTTTGGTCAGCGCTTTCGATGCATTCC CCAAATCGAAGCCGCAATACATCCAACGAACATCGGGAGGTGGAAAATGGACAGTCGCCGTGTCCATCATCTCAATTGTCCTCATCTGGGGCGAACTCGGTCGCTGGTGGCGCGGCGCAGAGTCTCACAACTTCGAGGTCGAGGCTGGTGTTTCGCGAGAGCTTCAGATCAACATGGACATCGTGGTGAAGATGAACTGCGACGATATCCATGTCAATGTCCAGGATGCGTCTGGCGATCATATCCTAGCTGCTAAGCGTCTCAAAGCCGACAGGACACTCTGGAGCCAATGGGTCGACAACAAGGGCATGCACAAGCTCGGGCGGGATAGCCAAGGCCGCGTCAACACTGGGTCTGGATACAATGAGTTGGGATACGAGGATGAGGGTTTCGGCGAGGAGCATGTTCACGATATTGTTGCGCTTGGCAAGAAGAGGGCCAAGTGGGCAAAGACACCCAAGTTCAGGGGCAATGCCGACAGCTGTCGTATCTATGGAAGTTTGGATTTGAACAAGGTTCAGGGTGATTTCCATATTACTGCGCGAGGCCATGGTTATAGGGGTAATGGCGAGCATCTCGACCACAGCA AGTTCAACTTCTCGCACATCATTTCGGAGCTTTCATACGGCCCATTCTATCCGTCGCTGGTCAACCCTCTCGACGGCACCGTCAACACAGCTCCCGGCAACTTCCACAAGTTCCAATACTACCTCTCTGTTGTGCCTACCGTGTACAGCGTCAACTCAAAGTCCATCCTTACTAACCAATATGCCGTCACCGAGCAGAGCAAGGCGGTCGACGAGCGATATATCCCTGGTATTTTCTTCAAGTACGATATTGAGCCAATCCTGTTGACCGTTCACGAGAGCCGCGACGGTATCATCAGCCTGTTGGTgaagatcatcaacatcatgagCGGTGTCCTCGTTGCTGGACACTGGGGGTTCACAATCAGTGATTGGATTCACGAGGTGATCGGTCGGCGACGACGCAGCAacggtggtgttggtgtgtTGGGAACCAAGGAGGGCTTTGATGAGTAG
- a CDS encoding probable DFG5 protein, which translates to MKSVFSAGAVALLASTGFANAQSPYSIASTGAVPPTCWLRGKQTLTLATADIKKSAKQLAADLITYYHGDDPGGIPGILPGPPPNGDYYWWEGGAMWGTYMDYWKCTGDSTYNKMVMQGMQFQVGDDQDYQPANVTLSLGNDDQGFWGMSAMLAAELDFPNPASDQPGWLALAQAVFNTQANPDRHDSTCNGGLRWQIPRTNNGYDYKNSIANGCFFNLGARLARYTGNKTYSDWAEKTWDWIEGVGFLDPTTYKIYDGAHVGTNCTDINKAQFSYNSGVFLQGAAFMYNHTNGSQKWEERLDKLVDATISNFFPKDIAVEIACENHGTCTTDMYSFKGYVHRWMSQATHLAPFIKPKILPVLQTSTEAAIKQCTGGDTKRACGFKWASGVYDGKTGAGQQMNVLAAVSSLLMENTPPPVTAKTGGTSKGNPNAGNVGDGKIDRAYKPLTTADRAGAGIITFLVLSFACGIFGWMSMGK; encoded by the exons ATGAAGTCCGTTTTTTCAGCCGGCGCCGTTGCGCTTTTGGCCTCAACGGGTTTCGCTAATGCCCAGTCGCCTTATAGCATTGCATCCACAGGTGCGGTCCCTCCAACATGTTGGCTCAGAGGTAAACAGACATTGACTTTAGCAACAGCCGACATCAAGAAGTCAGCCAAGCAACTGGCCGCTGATTTGATCACATACTACCACGGAGACGACCCTGGCGGTATTCCTGGTATTCTACCTGGTCCTCCCCCCAATGGTGACTACTACTGGTGGGAAGGTGGTGCTATGTGGGGGACGTATATGGATTACTGGAAATGCACCGGCGATTCTACCTACAACAAAATGGTGATGCAGGGCATGCAGTTCCAAGTCGGCGATGATCAGGACTACCAGCCCGCCAACGTTACTCTGTCCCTCGGAAACGACGACCAAGGTTTCTGGGGAATGTCTGCCATGTTGGCTGCCGAGCTGGACTTCCCCAACCCTGCTTCAGACCAGCCTGGATGGCTTGCCCTCGCCCAGGCCGTTTTCAACACTCAGGCCAATCCCGATCGACATGACAGCACTTGCAACGGTGGTCTTCGATGGCAAATTCCTCGAACTAACAACGGTTACGATTACAAGAACA GTATTGCTAATggatgcttcttcaacctggGTGCCCGACTTGCTCGCTACACTGGCAACAAGACTTATTCCGACTGGGCTGAGAAGACCTGGGACTGGATTGAGGGCGTTGGTTTCCTTGACCCTACCACTTATAAGATTTATGACGGTGCTCATGTCGGAACTAACTGTACCGATATCAACAAGGCTCAGTTCTCTTATAACTCTGGCGTCTTCCTCCAAGGCGCTGCTTTCATGTACAATCAT ACCAATGGTTCGCAGAAATGGGAGGAACGTTTGGATAAATTGGTCGACGCTACTATTAGCAACTTCTTCCCCAAGGATATCGCTGTCGAGATTGCCTGCGAGAACCACGGCACCTGCACCACCGATATGTACTCATTTAAGGGCTACGTCCACCGCTGGATGTCTCAGGCAACACATCTCGCTCCCTTTATCAAGCCAAAGATCCTTCCTGTTCTCCAGACATCAACCGAAGCTGCCATCAAGCAATGTACTGGAGGTGACACAAAGCGTGCTTGTGGCTTTAAGTGGGCCAGCGGTGTCTATGATGGCAAGACAGGTGCCGGCCAGCAGATGAACGTCCTTGCTGCTGTTTCGTCTCTGCTCATGGAGAacactcctcctcctgtcaCTGCCAAGACTGGAGGTACCTCCAAGGGTAACCCCAACGCCGGCAATGTCGGAGACGGCAAGATTGATAGGGCCTACAAGCCCTTGACCACTGCAGACAGGGCTGGTGCTGGTATCATCACCTTCTTGGTTCTCTCCTTTGCATGCGGCATCTTTGGCTGGATGAGCATGGGCAAATAG
- a CDS encoding probable centractin (ro-4): MADSLHNAPIVLDNGSGTIRAGFAGDDLPKCYFPSWVGRPKHLRVLAGALEGEVFIGQKASTELRGLLKIRYPLEHGIVTDWDDMERIWEYVYGEGLKTLSEEHPVLLTEPPLNPRSNRDTAAQILFETFNVPALHTSIQAVLSLYASGRTTGIVLDSGDGVSHAVPVYEGFAMPSSIRRIDVAGRDVTEYMQTLLRKSGYVFHTSAEKEVVRLIKESVSYVAHDPRKEERDWVGVKPNESKFAEYVLPDGFKLKIGAERFRAPEILFDPEIIGLEYPGVHQIVVDAINRTDLDLRKSLYSNIVLSGGSTLTKGFGDRLLTELQKLAVKDMRIKIFAPPERKYSTWIGGSILAGLSTFRKMWVSIDDWHENPDIIHTKFT, translated from the exons ATGGCCGACTCTTTACATAATGCGCCTATAGTCCTCGACAACGGATCTGGCACCATTCGAGCTGGTTTCGCAGGCGATGATCTACCAAAATGTTACTTTCCCTCATGGGTTGGTCGACCGAAGCATCTGAGGGTTCTCGCGGGTGCGCTCGAAGGCGAGGTATTCATAGGACAGAAGGCCTCCACGGAATTGAGAGGGCTGCTCAAAATTCGGTATCCCCTCGAGCATGGTATTGTCACCGACTGGGATGATATGGAGAGGATTTGGGAGTATGTTTACGGTGAAGGTTTGAAGACTCTCAGTGAAGAG CATCCTGTTTTATTGACGGAACCTCCTTTGAATCCCCGAAGCAATCGCGATACGGCCGCCCAGATCCTCTTTGAGACATTCAACGTCCCGGCACTCCACACATCTATCCAAGCCGTGCTATCACTATACGCCAGTGGTCGAACAACCGGTATTGTTCTCGATTCCGGTGACGGTGTTTCTCATGCTGTGCCTGTTTACGAGGGTTTCGCCATGCCCAGCAGTATTCGCCGAATCGACGTGGCAGGCCGAGACGTGACTGAGTACATGCAGACGTTGCTACGGAAGAGTGGATATGTCTTTCACACGAGTGCTGAGAAGGAAGTGGTGAGGCTAATCAAGGAGAGCGTCTCTTATGTCGCTCATGATCCACGGAAAGAGGAGAGGGATTGGGTTGGCGTAAAGCCCAACGAGAGCAAGTTTGCCGAATACGTGCTTCCAGAcggcttcaagctcaag ATTGGTGCGGAACGTTTCAGAGCACCCGAGATTCTCTTTGACCCCGAGATTATCGGCCTCGAATATCCTGGTGTACACCAGATCGTTGTTGATGCTATTAATAGAACAGATCTCGACCTACGAAAATCTCTCTACAGCAACATTGTGCTCTCCGGAGGTAGCACATTGACAAAGGGCTTCGGTGACCGTCTTTTGACAGAGTTGCAAAAACTGGCTGTCAAGGATATGAGGATCAAGATCTTTGCGCCACCAGAGAGAAAGTACTCTACCTGGATCGGAGGCAGTATTCTAGCTGGATTGAGCACATTCCGAAAG ATGTGGGTGAGCATTGACGACTGGCATGAGAACCCCGACATTATCCATACCAAGTTCACGTAA
- a CDS encoding probable MBP1-transcription factor, subunit of the MBF factor, whose protein sequence is MVKANANAAAAAASGPGVYSAVYSGIPVYEFQFGGDLKEHVMRRRHDNWINATHILKAAGFDKPARTRILERDVQKDVHEKIQGGYGKYQGTWIPLESGQALAERHSVFDRLRPIFEYVAGAESPPPAPRHASKPKGPKSKPPLPKWNNPPPAPAPAPVIHDDPDTVMGDEDTPDNLTVASASYMAEDERFEMPQVPGTGRKRRRDDSNLQDLTEQQHALYGDELLDYFLLSKTDQPAVKPDPPANFQPNWPIDAEDHTALHWASAMGDVDVVKQLKRFNASSTVRNIRGETPFMHSVNFTNCYEKQSFPVVMKELFETFDARDNMGCTVIHHAAVMKNGRVFNSSCSRYYLDNILNKLQEGLEPSAFQRLLDVQDNDGNTALHLAAHRNARKCIRALLGRNASSDLTNNKGVRAEDLIMDLNATKKERGPQRSSSPFAPESQRHASFKDALLEKANRNPPVAFQSAAANTVQSRITPLIMEKFQDLAKSYEEEWREKDVAEAEAKRILANTQADLNALRQNITDAEGQLESEEAASKNNQEANLAKHQVLSLITHQNRLHVQRSVDSELSRINGDGGVQEESYEERLSLARQLSTLLAEQRTAETDYVEALSMVGTGEKIEKYRKLLKRCLDPKEGDSLDTNLDSLIEMMEEERDEDGMVGAMESEPMELSGGI, encoded by the exons ATGGTCAAGGCCAATGCTAATGCagcagctgctgctgcttctggacCTGGCGTCTACAGCGCAGTATACAGTGGT ATTCCTGTATACGAATTCCAGTTTGGTGGTGACCTCAAAGAACATGTGATGCGAAGGAGGCACGACAACTGGATCAATGCGACACATATTCTGAAGGCTGCTGGGTTCGATAAGCCAGCTCGAACCAGAATTCTCGAACGAGATGTGCAAAAGGACGTTCACGAGAAAATACAAGGTGGCTATGGAAAATATCAAG GTACTTGGATACCACTCGAGAGCGGACAGGCATTAGCAGAGCGGCACAGTGTCTTCGATCGATTGCGACCCATCTTTGAATATGTCGCTGGTGCGGAGAGCCCACCTCCTGCTCCCAGGCATGCTAGCAAACCCAAGGGACCAAAGTCTAAGCCTCCGCTACCGAAATGGAACA ATccgcctccagctccagctcctgcGCCCGTAATTCACGATGATCCCGATACGGTAATGGGTGACGAAGACACACCAGATAACCTTACAGTGGCATCAGCATCGTACATGGCCGAAGACGAACGTTTCGAGATGCCCCAAGTGCCAGGCACAGGACGGAAACGTAGAAGAGACGACAGCAACCTGCAAGACCTTACCGAGCAACAGCATGCGCTATACGgcgatgagcttctcgacTACTTCCTCCTCAGTAAGACAGACCAACCAGCCGTGAAGCCTGATCCACCCGCCAACTTTCAACCTAACTGGCCGATCGATGCGGAGGATCATACGGCGCTTCACTGGGCGTCTGCAATGGGAgacgttgatgttgtcaAACAACTCAAGCGATTTAACGCATCATCCACTGTCAGAAACATACGCGGCGAGACACCGTTCATGCACTCAGTAAACTTTACGAACTGTTACGAGAAGCAGAGCTTTCCCGTCGTGATGAAAGAGCTATTCGAAACATTCGATGCTCGTGACAATATGGGCTGTACAGTGATACATCATGCGGCTGTTATGAAGAACGGCAGAGTATTCAACTCATCATGCTCACGATACTACTTGGACAACATTCTCAACAAACTTCAGGAGGGCCTAGAACCAAGCGCATTTCAGAGATTGCTGGATGTTCAAGATAACGACGGAAATACAGCACTACACCTTGCGGCGCATCGGAACGCTAGGAAGTGCATAAGAGCACTATTAGGACGCAACGCTTCATCGGATCTTACGAATAACAAAGGAGTCAGGGCAGAGGATCTTATTATGGACTTGAACGCGACGAAAAAAGAACGAGGACCTCAACGATCGTCGTCTCCTTTTGCCCCTGAATCCCAACGGCATGCTTCTTTCAAGGATGCACTGCTCGAGAAGGCGAACCGGAACCCCCCGGTGGCTTTCCAATCTGCGGCAGCTAACACTGTCCAGTCTCGGATCACACCCCTGATTATGGAGAAGTTCCAGGATCTAGCTAAGAGCTACGAAGAGGAATGGCGGGAGAAGGATGtagcagaggcagaggcgaAGCGAATCTTAGCCAACACCCAGGCAGATCTAAATGCCCTCCGTCAAAACATCACAGACGCTGAGGGGCAGCTCGAGTCAGAAGAAGCGGCGTCCAAAAACAACCAAGAAGCCAACCTAGCCAAGCATCAGGTGCTGTCACTCATCACACACCAGAACCGCTTACATGTTCAGCGGTCAGTGGATAGCGAACTCAGTCGCATCAATGGCGATGGAGGCGTGCAGGAGGAGTCATACGAAGAGAGGCTGAGTCTCGCCCGCCAATTAAGTACATTGCTTGCTGAGCAAAGGACAGCCGAGACGGATTATGTCGAGGCGCTGAGCATGGTGGGCACGGGTGAGAAGATTGAAAAGTATAGGAAACTTCTCAAGAGGTGCCTGGATCCGAAGGAGGGCGACAGCTTGGACACGAATCTCGACAGCCTgatcgagatgatggaggaagagCGGGACGAGGATGGTATGGTCGGCGCTATGGAGTCCGAACCAATGGAGCTGTCAGGTGGCATCTAG